From the genome of Cedecea lapagei, one region includes:
- the thpR gene encoding RNA 2',3'-cyclic phosphodiesterase has product MAENRRLFFALTLPSEVQQQIIHWRAAQFPAEAGRPVAAANLHLTLAFLGDVSDEKRQALCRLAGRISQPGFTLQLDDAGQWLRSSVVWLGPRQAPRGLLQLANMLRSQAARSGCYQSPQPFHPHVTLYRNAIRSVSLPAPGFSWQFRVNEFSLYESLFEQGRTRYQALEHWSLTNKEE; this is encoded by the coding sequence ATGGCCGAAAATCGCCGCCTGTTTTTTGCCCTGACGTTACCGTCCGAGGTTCAGCAGCAGATTATCCACTGGCGTGCTGCCCAGTTCCCGGCGGAGGCTGGCCGACCGGTAGCCGCGGCCAATTTGCACCTCACGCTGGCTTTTTTAGGGGATGTCTCCGACGAAAAGCGTCAGGCGCTATGCCGCCTCGCCGGTCGCATTAGCCAGCCCGGTTTTACCCTTCAGCTGGATGATGCCGGGCAGTGGCTGCGCTCAAGCGTCGTGTGGCTGGGGCCGCGCCAGGCTCCGCGAGGCTTACTACAGTTAGCCAACATGTTACGTTCCCAGGCCGCACGCAGCGGCTGCTATCAGTCTCCGCAGCCGTTTCATCCTCACGTTACGCTGTACCGCAATGCGATTCGTTCCGTCTCGCTCCCGGCACCTGGCTTTAGCTGGCAGTTCCGGGTCAATGAGTTTTCACTGTATGAATCCCTCTTTGAGCAGGGAAGAACCCGCTATCAGGCACTGGAGCACTGGTCGCTGACTAATAAGGAAGAGTAG
- the sfsA gene encoding DNA/RNA nuclease SfsA — translation MEFSPALQPARLIKRYKRFLADVVTADGETMTLHCPNTGAMTGCATPGDTVWYSTSASATRKYPHTWELTQTQKDEIICVNTLRANMLVREMLMTSPPAALAGYDSIQAEVKYGEERSRIDFMLQACNKVNCYIEVKSVTLLEQDKGYFPDAVSLRGQKHLRELMNVVQQGERAVLLFAVLHSAINSVSPARHIDEKYARLLTEAQQCGVEIIAWKAELSAEGMTLTTPLPVYL, via the coding sequence ATGGAGTTTTCACCCGCCCTGCAGCCCGCCAGGCTTATCAAACGCTATAAACGTTTTCTGGCCGACGTGGTAACGGCCGATGGCGAGACGATGACGCTGCACTGCCCCAATACCGGCGCAATGACCGGCTGCGCCACGCCGGGTGACACCGTCTGGTACTCAACTTCCGCCAGCGCTACGCGTAAATACCCCCATACATGGGAGCTTACGCAAACGCAAAAGGATGAGATCATCTGCGTGAATACCCTACGCGCGAACATGCTGGTCAGGGAGATGCTGATGACTTCGCCTCCTGCGGCGCTCGCGGGCTATGACAGCATTCAGGCCGAAGTGAAATACGGTGAAGAGCGCAGCAGAATTGACTTCATGTTACAGGCGTGTAACAAGGTTAACTGCTATATTGAAGTGAAATCAGTCACGTTACTTGAGCAGGATAAAGGCTATTTTCCCGATGCCGTTAGCCTGCGAGGCCAGAAGCATTTAAGAGAGTTGATGAATGTGGTTCAGCAAGGAGAGCGCGCGGTGCTACTGTTTGCGGTGTTGCATTCTGCTATAAATAGCGTCTCGCCAGCGCGCCACATTGATGAGAAGTATGCGCGGCTGCTAACCGAGGCGCAGCAGTGTGGGGTTGAAATTATCGCCTGGAAGGCAGAACTTTCTGCCGAGGGGATGACTCTAACTACGCCGTTGCCTGTCTATTTATGA
- the dksA gene encoding RNA polymerase-binding protein DksA, whose amino-acid sequence MQEGQKRKTSSLSILAIAGVEPYQEKTGEEYMNEAQLSHFKRILEAWRNQLMDEVDRTVSHMQDEAANFPDPVDRAAQEEEFSLELRNRDRERKLIKKIEKTLKKVEDEDFGYCESCGVEIGIRRLEARPTADLCIDCKTLAEIREKQMAG is encoded by the coding sequence ATGCAAGAAGGGCAAAAGCGTAAAACATCGTCCCTGAGTATTCTCGCCATCGCTGGGGTGGAGCCATACCAGGAGAAAACGGGCGAAGAGTACATGAACGAAGCCCAGCTGTCGCACTTCAAGCGCATTCTTGAAGCATGGCGTAATCAGCTCATGGACGAGGTAGATCGCACCGTTTCGCATATGCAGGATGAAGCGGCTAACTTCCCGGACCCGGTAGACCGCGCGGCCCAGGAAGAAGAGTTCAGCCTCGAATTGCGTAACCGCGATCGTGAACGCAAGTTGATCAAAAAGATCGAAAAAACGCTCAAGAAAGTGGAAGACGAAGATTTCGGCTACTGCGAATCCTGCGGTGTGGAAATCGGCATTCGTCGCCTTGAAGCTCGTCCGACAGCTGATTTGTGTATCGACTGCAAAACGTTGGCAGAAATCCGCGAAAAACAGATGGCCGGCTAA